In Methanobacterium sp., the following proteins share a genomic window:
- a CDS encoding zinc ribbon domain-containing protein → KHFRVVDEKYTSKTCSNCGYVTEVLDLNIRRWICPKCNIEHDRDINAARNMKTLNDKQRHSRFFLTVGTTGIAFGKTNNQLVD, encoded by the coding sequence ATAAACATTTTAGAGTTGTTGATGAGAAATACACTTCTAAAACTTGCAGTAATTGTGGATATGTTACAGAAGTTTTGGATTTGAATATTCGCAGATGGATATGCCCCAAATGCAATATAGAACATGATAGGGACATAAACGCTGCACGCAATATGAAAACCTTGAATGACAAACAACGTCATTCAAGGTTTTTTCTAACCGTGGGAACCACGGGGATTGCCTTTGGTAAAACCAACAATCAGTTGGTGGATTAG